GGCGTGATCGCCTCGACGTCCTGCGTCGTCATGCGCTCGCGCACGACGCGCTCCATCCGCGACAGGCCCGTGCGGACCTGGTTCTGGATGAGCTCGCCGACGCTGCGCAGGCGGCGGTTGCCGAAGTGGTCGATGTCGTCGACCTCGACGCGCACCTCGGTGGCCTCGCCGTCCTCGCCGACGCCGGGCATGGTCGTGCCCCCGGCGTGCAGCGTGACGAGCAGGCGGACCGTGGCGGCGACGTCGTCGACGGACAGGACGCTCGACGAGAGCGGCTCGGACATGCCGAGCTTCTTGTTGAGCTTGTAGCGGCCGACCTTCGCGAGGTCGTAGCGCTTGGGGTTGAAGTACAGGTTCTCGAGCAGCGTCTGCGCGGCCTCGCGGGTGGGCGGCTCGCCCGGGCGCAGCTTGCGGTAGATGTCGAGGAGCGCCTCGTCCGTGGTCTGCGCGGCGTCCTTCTCGAGGGTCGTGCGGATCGACTCGAACTCGCCGAACTCCTCGAGGATCTTCGCCTCGCTCCAGCCGAGCGCCTTGAGCAGCACCGTGACGGACTGCTTGCGCTTGCGGTCGACGCGGACGCCGACGGTGTCGCGCTTGTCGACCTCGAACTCGAGCCACGCACCGCGCGAGGGGATGACCTTCGCGGTGTAGACGTCCTTGTCCGACAGCTTGTCGACGGAGCGCTCGAAGTAGACGCCCGGCGAGCGGACGAGCTGCGAGACGACGACGCGCTCGGTGCCGTTGATGACGAAGGTGCCGCGGTCGGTCATGAGCGGGAAGTCGCCCATGAAGACCGTCTGGCTCTTGATCTCGCCGGTGGTGGCGTTCATGAACTCGGCGGTGACGAACAGGGGCGCGGCGTACGTCATGTCGCGCTCCTTGCAGTCCTCGAGCGTGTACTTCGGCGGCTCGAAGCGGTGGTCGCGGAACGACAGCGACATGGAGCCGGAGAAGTCCTCGATCGGCGAGATCTCCTCGAAGATCTCCTCGAGGCCCGAGCTGGTGGGCACGTCCTCGCGGCCGGCCTCCAGCGCGTCGGCGACGCGGGACTGCCAGCGCTCGTTGCCCAGCAGCCAGTCGAAGTTCTCGGTCTGGAGGGCGAGGAGGTCGGGGACGTCGAGCGGCTCGTCGATCTTGGCGAAGGAGACACGACGGGCGGTGGAGCGGGGGGCGGTGCCAGACGCTGTGGGCGAGACGGCCAAGAGTGGTCCTTCCACGTGCCTTCGGGCGGGTCTGCCCCTCCTGCGCGGTCGCCGGGGTGGTGCCGGCCCGGCGGGGCTGCGGGAGGGGGCGGGGTGCGGTGCTACGGCAGGGCGTGGTGCGTGGTGCTCGTGCTGACGGGGTGGCGCCGTCCCGGGGGCACCGCCGGACGCCCCCCACCGGCGCGCCACGGGGCGCGGGCATCTGAGGGGTCGGCACAGGACATGGCGAAGTCGCCAGCGTAGACCTGGCGGGCGCGCAAGTCCAACTGCCTCACGGCGGACGTCGTCGTCGGCCGGGGCGGCGTCCGCCCGGGGGGCGGTCGCGTGCTGCGCGCGGGGGAACTCTGTCCCGACCTGTCCGTGCCGTCAAGTGGTGGAGGGGTCCTGCTCCCCCGCGGCGCCCCGACGGCCCACGGCTGCCGCGGACGCGCCGAGGGGCGGGGGTCGCGTCGTCCGCGTCCCCCGCCCCTCGGCGGTGGTGCTGCACCGGGCGCCGCCCGCCCCGGCAGGGGCGGGCGCGACGGCCCGGGTGCCCGCCGCGTCACCGCGGCGGGCGGGGTGTCACTTGACGGTGACCTTGGCGCCGGCGCCCTCGAGCTGGGCCTTTGCGGCGTCGGCCGCGTCCTTGGCCACGCCCTCGAGGACGTTCTTCGGCGCGCCGTCGACGAGGTCCTTGGCCTCCTTGAGGCCGAGGCTCGTGAGGGCGCGCACCTCCTTGATGACCTGGATCTTCTTGTCGCCGGCCGCCTCGAGGACGACGTCGAACTCCGTCTGCTCCTCCTCGGGCTCGGCCGCGGCGGCGCCGCCGGCGGCGCCACCGGCGACGGCCACGGGGGCGGCCGCGGTGACGTCGAAGGTCTCCTCGAACTTCTTCACGAACTCGGAGAGCTCGATGAGGGTGAGCTCCTTGAACGCGTCGAGCAGCTCGTCGGTGCTGAGCTTCGCCATGGGGGCGGTCCTCTCGTGTCGGTGGGCCGGCCGTGCGCCGGGCCCTGGACCCCGGGGGGTCCGTCGGTCGTGCTGGAGGTCAGGTGCCGGCGGACGCCGGCGTGGCGGGCGCGGGGCGCCCGTCACGGGTCAGGCGTCGGCCGTCTCCGGCTCCGCCGTGGCGGGCTCGGCGGCGGGCGTCCCCTCGGACCCCTCGCGCTTCTCGCGCAGGGCCTCGACGGTGCGGACGGCCTTCGACAGCGGCGCGGCGACGACGAACACGCCGCGGGACAGCGTGGCCTTGAGGGCGCCCGCCGTCTTGGCCAGGAGCACCTCGCGGGACTCGAGGTCGGCGAGCTGCGTCACCTCGGCGGCCGTCATGGCGCGGCCGTCGAGCAGCCCCGCCTTGATGACCAGCTGCGGGTTCTCCTTGGCGAAGTCGCGCAGGCCCTTGGCCGCCGTGACCGGGTCGCCGTCGATGAAGGCGATGGCCGTGGGGCCGGTGAGGTCGGCGTCGAACGCGTCGATGCCGGCCTGGTTGGCCGCGATCTTCGTGAGGGTGTTCTTGGAGACGGAGTACGTGACGTCCGCGCCCAGGGCGACCCGGAGGCGCTTGAGCTGGGCGACGGTGAGGCCTCGGTACTCGGTGAGCACGGCAGCGTTCGAGCCGCGGAACTTCTCCGCCAGCTCGGCGACCGCCGCCTCCTTCTCGGGCTTCGCCATGGCCCTCCTTCCGTGGTGGGTCGGTGGTCCTCACCGGCCGCGGCAGCTCGCGCTCCCGTGGCTCGTCCCCGGCACGACGAGAGCCCCGGCGCGAGGCGCACGGGGCTCGGGGACGCACCCGGGAGGGGCACGCGGAGGAGCTGGCACCTGCGCCGGCGCCCGCGGCTGCGGGGCCTTGACGTCGTCCGGGTGGACGACGACCGGCGGTCTTCGGTCAGGCGCAGCGTAGGCGACGGGGGGTACGGGCTCCAAATCGCCCCGGCCCCGGGCCGGACGCACGACGAGCCCCCGCCGGGCGGCGGGGGCTCGTCGGGTGCGTGCGGCCGGTCAGACGGCGGGGGTCTCCTCGAGGAGCCCGCGCGTGCGCGAAGGGTCGAGCGGGACGCCCGGGCCCATCGTCGTCGTCATCGTGGCCTTGGCGATGTAGCGGCCCTTGGACGCCGCCGGCTTGAGCCGGAGCACCTCCTCGAGCGCCGCGCCGTAGTTCTCCACCAGCTGGGTGTCGGTGAAGGACGTGCGGCCCACGACGAAGTGGAGGTTGGAGTGCTTGTCGACGCGGAACTCGATCCGGCCGCCCTTGATGTCCGTGACGGCCTTGGCCACGTCCATCGTCACCGTGCCGGTGCGCGGGTTCGGCATGAGGCCGCGGGGGCCGAGGACGCGGCCGAGGCGGCCGACCTTGCCCATGAGGTCCGGCGTCGCCACGGCGGCGTCGAAGTCGAGGAAGCCGCCCTGGACGCGCTCGATGAGCTCGTCGCCACCGACGACGTCGGCGCCGGCGGCCTCGGCCTGCGCCGCCCGCTCGCCGGTGGCGAAGACGAGGACGCGGGCGGTCTTGCCGGTGCCGTGGGGCAGGTTGACCGTGCCGCGCACGATCTGGTCCGCCTTGCGGGGGTCGACGCCGAGGCGCATGGCGACCTCGACCGTGGCGTCGTAGGACGTCGTCGAGGTCTCGCGGGCGAGACGGACGGCGTCGAGCGGGGCGTAGAGGCGGTCGGCGTCGATCTTCTCGACGGCCGCGCGGTACTTCTTGCTGCGCATGTCAGCTCCTCGTGGTCGCGGCGGTGCGCCGCGTGCGGGTGGGACGGAGTCGTGGTCGGCGGGCCAGCGCGGGCCCTGCCACTGGTCGAGCGGTCGTGCGGGTGCTGCGGGGGGCGTCAGCCCTGGACCGTGATGCCCATCGAGCGCGCCGTGCCGGCGATGATCTTGCTCGCCTGCTCGAGGTCGTTGGCGTTGAGGTCCTCGAACTTCTGCTCGGCGATGGCCCGCACCTGGGCGCCGGTGAGGCTGGCGACCTTCTCGGTGTGCGGCGTCGGGGAGCCCTTGGCGACGCCCGCGGCCTTCTTGATGAGCTCGGCCGCCGGCGGCGTCTTCGTGATGAAGGTGAAGGACCGGTCCTCGTAGACCGTGATCTCCACCGGGACCACGTTGCCGCGCTGCGACTCCGTGGCGGCGTTGTAGGCCTTGCAGAACTCCATGATGTTGACGCCGTGCTGGCCCAGCGCGGGGCCGATCGGCGGGGCCGGCGTCGCCGCGCCGGCGTTGATCTGGAGCTTGATGAGTCCGGAGACCCTCTTCTTGGGGGGCATGTCGCCTGTCCTCCTGTCGGGTGCCCGCGTTCCCGCGCGGGCGGCCGGCGGCGCTGACTCGCCGCCGGTGGTCTGTGGTGGCCCGGGCCTGCGCCCGGGCGGCCCCGGGCTCTCACCCGGGGCGGTCGCGTCAGAGCTTCGCGACCTGCGTGAAGCCGAGCTCGACGGGCGTCTCGCGGCCGAAGATCGACACGAGCACCTTGAGCTTCTGCGCGTCCGCGTTGATCTCGGTGATCGTCGCCGGCAGCGTCTCGAACGGCGGCTCCATGACGGTGACGGACTCGCCGACCTCGAAGTCGACCTCCATGGTCGGGCGCGCCTGCGCCCCGCCGCCGGAGGAGGGCTGCTCGCCGCCGCGCGAGGGCGCGGGCTCGAGGGACGGGGCCAGCATGGAGAAGACCTCGTCGAGGCTCAGCGGCACCGGCTGGTGGGTGTGCCCCACGAAGCCGGTGACGCCCGGGGTGTGCCGGACGGCGCCCCACGACTCGTCGGTGAGGTCCATCCGCACGAGGACGTAGCCGGGGATCCGCACGCGCCGCACGAGCTTGCGCTGGCCGTTCTTGATCTCCGTCACCTCCTCCATGGGGACCTCGATGCCGAAGATGTAGTCCTCCATGTTGAGGCTCGTGATGCGGTTCTCGAGGTTCGCCTTCACGCGGTTCTCGTAGCCCGCGTACGAGTGGATGACGTACCAGTCGCCCGGCTCGCGCCGCAGCGCCGCCTTGAACTCCGCGACCGGGTCGGCCTCGGGCTCGCTGAGGTCCACCTCGACGTCGCCCACGGCGCCGTCGCCGACGGACCCCTCGACCGCGTCGTCGTCCGCGGCGACCGCGGCGTCCGTCGCGGCGTCGTCGTCGGCCACGGGGGCCGCGGCGTCGTCCGCCACGTCGGTCGTCGCGTCGGTCTCGGGCTCGGTCTGGTGCTCGGTCACGGGTGGGCCTGCCTTCCGGCGTCTGCGTGCGTGGGGCGTGCTGCCCCGGGTGCGGGGGTGGTGCGGGGTCGGGGGGCCGGCGTCAGCCGCCGCCACCGCCGAAGACCCACAGGACCGCCTGGCCGAAGACGTAGTCGAGGCCGGAGACGTAGAGCATGACGACGGCCACGAAGACGAGGACGACGGACGTGTAGGTGACGAGCTCGCCCCGCGTCGGCCGGACGACCTTGCGCAGCTCCGCCCAGACCTCGCGCAGGAAGCGCACCAGGCGGGCGAAGGGGCCGGGGTCCTTGACGGCGGTGGCGTCGCCGCGGCGGCCGGGCGGGGTGCCGGCGGCGTCGGCCCCGCCGGCACTGCTCGCGGAGTCACCGCGGGGGGTGCCGTCGGCCGGGTCTGCGGCGTCCTGCGTCACGTGGTCCTGCCTCGGGTGGTCGGGTGCACCCCCCGGGTGGCCCCGGGAGGAGGGTGCGCACCGGGGCCCCGCACGACCGCGCCACCAGGGCGCCCCACCGCGCCGGACCGCTCGGCTGCCTCACCGCCCCCGCGAGGGGGCGGTGCCGCAGGGCAGGAGGGACTCGAACCCACAACCGCCGGTTTTGGAGACCGGTGCGCTACCAATTGCGCCACTGCCCTTCGGCCGCGCCGGGACCGCCCGCACCGGCCCCGGGGGGCTCGCGGACGGCGCACCTGTGCTGCCGGGGCGACACTCTACGCGGACCGGCACGCGGGCGTCGAACGCCGTCGCCCCCGGGGTGGCGCCCCGGCGTCCCGGGGAGCGGGCGGGCCGTGCCGCGGGGCGGTCCCGTGCGGGAGGATCGACGGGTGACGAGCGCTCCCCCGCCCCCGGCCGGCCCTCCCTCCCCGACGGCGCCCGGCGCCCGTCGCCGCGTCTCGGCGCGCGTCGGCGGCATCGCCGAGTCCGCGACGCTCGCCGTCGACGCGCGGGCCAAGGCGCTCAAGGCGGCGGGGCGCCCCGTCATCGGCTTCGGCGCCGGCGAGCCGGACTTCCCCACGCCCGGGCACGTCGTCGAGGCGGCCGTGGCCGCGGCCCGGCAGCCCGCCAACCACCGCTACACCCCCGCCGCCGGGCTCCCCGCCCTGCGCGAGGCGGTGGCCGCCAAGACGCTGCGGGACTCCGGGCTCGCGGTGGAGCCGTCGCAGGTGCTCGTCACCAACGGCGGGAAGCAGGCGGTCTACACGGCCTTCGCGACCCTGCTCGACCCGGGCGACGAGGTGATCCTCCCCGCGCCGTACTGGACGACGTACCCCGAGGCCGTGCGGCTCGCGGGCGGCGTGCCCGTGGAGGTCTTCGCCGGCGAGGACGCGGGCTACCTCGTGACCGTCGAGCAGCTGGAGGCGGCGCGCACGCCGCGCACCAAGGTGCTGCTCTTCTGCTCGCCGTCGAACCCGACCGGTGCCGTGTACCCCCGGGAGCAGGTCGAGGCCATCGGCCGCTGGGCGCTCGAGCACGGCGTCTGGGTCGTCACCGACGAGATCTACGAGCACCTCGTCTACGACGGCGTCGAGGCGCCGTCGATGCCCGTGGTCGTGCCCGAGCTCGCCGGGACGTGCGTCGTCCTCAACGGCGTCGCCAAGACGTACGCGATGACGGGCTGGCGGGTGGGCTGGATGGTCGGGCCGGCGGACGTCGTCAAGGCCGCGACGAACCTCCAGTCGCACCTCACGTCCAACGTCGCCAACGTCTCCCAGCGGGCCGCCGTGGCGGCGCTGGAGAGCGACCTGTCGGCGGTCGCCACCATGCGGGAGGCCTTCGACCGTCGTCGTCGGACGATGGTCTCCATGCTCCGGGAGGTCGACGGGGTCGTGTGCCCCATGCCGCAGGGCGCCTTCTACGCCTACCCCGGCGTCCACGGCCTGCTGGGCCGCGAGATCCGTGGGCGGACGCCGCGGACGTCGGCCGAGCTGGCCGAGCTCGTGCTGGCCGAGGCCGAGGTGGCGGTGGTGCCCGGCGAGGCCTTCGGCCCCAGCGGGTACCTCCGCCTGTCCTACGCGCTGGGGGACGACGACCTCGTCGAGGGCGTCGGGCGCCTCCAGCGGCTGCTCTCCGAGGCCCGCTGAGGCACGCGCCCCGTCGGCTGCGGCCGGCGGGGCGCGAGGCCCTCACGGCCCGTGCCGGCCCGGTCGGGTCAGGCGCCCCCGGCGAGCTCCGCCGCCAGCGCGCCCTCGAGCGCGGCGAGGTCGACGACGTCGTCGGCCGCGCCGTCCAGGCGCTCGCTCAGCGCGTCCGCGCCCGGCGAGACGACGACGAGCCGCCCCCGGTCGGCGAGGTCGGCGAAGATCCCGTCGTTGCTGAGGCAGAGGACCCGCAGGGGTCCCGCGGACGCCGGGACGGCGGCCGCCACGGCGAGGAGCTCGTGGTCGGCCAGGTCGCTGCCGTCGTCGACCGCACGCACCGTGGGGGCCCACTCGGCGAGGTGCGGCGCGGCCCGGCGGGCGGCCCCGTGCTGCCCGGCGATGCCGACCACGTCGGCCTGGCGGGCCAGCGCCACGACGACGGCCATGCGGGCGCGCCAGCGCACGCCGCCGGCGCGGAGGTTGTCGAGGTCGGCCAGGAGCACGCGCGGGCCCTCGCCCTCGTCGTCGCCCCACAGGGGGTCACGGGCCAGCCACGCGACCACGGCGGCGCCGAGCGCGTCCGGCGGCACCTCGTCGGGGTCGCCCACCTCGTCGGGCCAGGCCTGCGACTCCGCCGGGGGCGCCGCGACCTCGGGCACCGCGGGCGCCGCGATCTCGGGCGCCGCGGTGGTCGCGCCTCGGCCGCGGCGGCGCGCCGGGCCGCCGGGCCGCTCCTCGGCGGGGCGCCGCGGTGCGGGCACCTCGGCGAGGTCGACCCACTCGTAGTCGGCGTACTCGCCCGGTGCCCCGCCCAGTCCCACGGCGCGATGCTCCCACCCCGCGGCGTCGACGACGACGCACGGGCGGCGTCGGGCCCGCCGCCGGGCCGCGGGACGCCCGGAGGAGGTCACCGCGGGGGTCACCGCGGGGGTCAACGGGGAGCTCCCGGGGACGGGCGAGGGCCCCGGGGCGTGCGCCCCGGGGCCCTCGGTCGTGCTGGTCGTGCTGGTCGTGCTGGTCGTGCTGGTCGTGCTGGTCGTCAGGCGCAGCCGTAGCCCTGCAGCGGGAGGGCCGCCTCCTGCGAGGCGGTCGTGATGTCGACGGCCTCGGCCGCGAGCAGCCACACGGACAGGAGCCAGACCACGACGACGAGGACGCCGACGACGACGCCGGCGACGCCGACCGCCGCGCCCCAGCCCTCGGAGCGGGACAGCACGATGCCGACGGCGGACAGGACGACCGCCACGACGGCGAGCAGCAGCGCGGTGAGGAAGCCGTCGGCCCCCATGGCCTCGCTGCCGACCGGGTCGGGCACGCACTCGCGGACCGCGGACTCGGTGACGGCGGTGAGGAGGGCCACGAGGCCGGCGAGGACGCCGGCGAGCGCGAGGCCGGGGCCGGCGGA
This sequence is a window from Pseudokineococcus lusitanus. Protein-coding genes within it:
- the rplL gene encoding 50S ribosomal protein L7/L12 — encoded protein: MAKLSTDELLDAFKELTLIELSEFVKKFEETFDVTAAAPVAVAGGAAGGAAAAEPEEEQTEFDVVLEAAGDKKIQVIKEVRALTSLGLKEAKDLVDGAPKNVLEGVAKDAADAAKAQLEGAGAKVTVK
- the rplJ gene encoding 50S ribosomal protein L10 gives rise to the protein MAKPEKEAAVAELAEKFRGSNAAVLTEYRGLTVAQLKRLRVALGADVTYSVSKNTLTKIAANQAGIDAFDADLTGPTAIAFIDGDPVTAAKGLRDFAKENPQLVIKAGLLDGRAMTAAEVTQLADLESREVLLAKTAGALKATLSRGVFVVAAPLSKAVRTVEALREKREGSEGTPAAEPATAEPETADA
- the rplA gene encoding 50S ribosomal protein L1 — encoded protein: MRSKKYRAAVEKIDADRLYAPLDAVRLARETSTTSYDATVEVAMRLGVDPRKADQIVRGTVNLPHGTGKTARVLVFATGERAAQAEAAGADVVGGDELIERVQGGFLDFDAAVATPDLMGKVGRLGRVLGPRGLMPNPRTGTVTMDVAKAVTDIKGGRIEFRVDKHSNLHFVVGRTSFTDTQLVENYGAALEEVLRLKPAASKGRYIAKATMTTTMGPGVPLDPSRTRGLLEETPAV
- the rplK gene encoding 50S ribosomal protein L11 — encoded protein: MPPKKRVSGLIKLQINAGAATPAPPIGPALGQHGVNIMEFCKAYNAATESQRGNVVPVEITVYEDRSFTFITKTPPAAELIKKAAGVAKGSPTPHTEKVASLTGAQVRAIAEQKFEDLNANDLEQASKIIAGTARSMGITVQG
- the nusG gene encoding transcription termination/antitermination protein NusG, which produces MTEHQTEPETDATTDVADDAAAPVADDDAATDAAVAADDDAVEGSVGDGAVGDVEVDLSEPEADPVAEFKAALRREPGDWYVIHSYAGYENRVKANLENRITSLNMEDYIFGIEVPMEEVTEIKNGQRKLVRRVRIPGYVLVRMDLTDESWGAVRHTPGVTGFVGHTHQPVPLSLDEVFSMLAPSLEPAPSRGGEQPSSGGGAQARPTMEVDFEVGESVTVMEPPFETLPATITEINADAQKLKVLVSIFGRETPVELGFTQVAKL
- the secE gene encoding preprotein translocase subunit SecE, which codes for MTQDAADPADGTPRGDSASSAGGADAAGTPPGRRGDATAVKDPGPFARLVRFLREVWAELRKVVRPTRGELVTYTSVVLVFVAVVMLYVSGLDYVFGQAVLWVFGGGGG
- a CDS encoding pyridoxal phosphate-dependent aminotransferase gives rise to the protein MTSAPPPPAGPPSPTAPGARRRVSARVGGIAESATLAVDARAKALKAAGRPVIGFGAGEPDFPTPGHVVEAAVAAARQPANHRYTPAAGLPALREAVAAKTLRDSGLAVEPSQVLVTNGGKQAVYTAFATLLDPGDEVILPAPYWTTYPEAVRLAGGVPVEVFAGEDAGYLVTVEQLEAARTPRTKVLLFCSPSNPTGAVYPREQVEAIGRWALEHGVWVVTDEIYEHLVYDGVEAPSMPVVVPELAGTCVVLNGVAKTYAMTGWRVGWMVGPADVVKAATNLQSHLTSNVANVSQRAAVAALESDLSAVATMREAFDRRRRTMVSMLREVDGVVCPMPQGAFYAYPGVHGLLGREIRGRTPRTSAELAELVLAEAEVAVVPGEAFGPSGYLRLSYALGDDDLVEGVGRLQRLLSEAR